CAAATTTTTCTTTGCTACTGCTACTGTCTCTGCTACCATTCCTTTAGTAGGAGCTATTGTAGGTTCATTATACAAAGTTGCCCTTGCAATAGTTGCAGGAGTTTCTAAACTAGTTAAGTGATAAGGCCTATATAATACATAATTTGGTCCTGACCCCATTTTTAAAAACCCCATTAAATTGTTGACTTCATTATTCTCACTAGTTATTATAGCAAAAACTCCAGGGGCTATTCCATTAACATAATCTACTACTCCATATTTGTTGAGGATTCCTCCATCCTTTTTTAATCTAAAAATATTTGGAAGTTCATCTACAGTACCATTTACACCATGTCCACCTCTTATATCGGGAATTAATCCTGTAGCATTGGCCATACAAGTCATTTCTATCATTGTATTAGTTCCATCTACAAAAGAAGCTAGCATTCTAGGGTTTAATCGTTTTTTTGTGGCTTTTTCATAAACAGCTTCTGGGGTTACCTCTAGATTTATTGGATTGTTTTTCCCCTTTCCTATAGCTAATACATCAAATCCTAGACCTTGTGCATATTCATATATTTCAATAACTGAGCCTGGTTCATCTCCTGCTGTCCCTGTATAAACTACTCCAGCATTTCTAGCTTTTTTATATAATATAGATCCTACCACTGCATCTGCTTCTACATTTAGCATTACAATATTTTTTCCATTAGAAATACTATCCATAGCTAACCTAGCTCCAACTTCTGGTACTCCAGTTGCATCTACAACAGTCTCTATTAAATTAGCCTTTGAAACTAAATCCACATATTCGGTAACTACTGGTTTTTCCTCCTCTACAGCCTTATTTAATTCCTTTAAAGAATTAGTAACTACAATATCCTCTTCCTTTATTCCTGCTAATTTATAAGCCTCAATTGCCTTTTCTACACTCCTATTAGCTACAAGAGAAGGGGCCATACCTTTTACTAAAGTTAATTGGCTAACCATACTTTTTCCCATTTTCCCAGCACCAACTATAGCCACTTTAATAGTTTTTCCCATCTCATCCAGTTTTTTTAATTTATTATTTAATCCTAACATATTATCATCCTTTCAATATGGCTAATGCAGCGTTCTTTCCCGCCACATAAGCTGAAGACCAAGCCCATTGAAGATTAAATCCACCACAGTCTCCATCTATATCCATAATCTCCCCTGCAAAATATAAACCTTTAACTAATTTTGATTCCATAGTAGTGCTATCTATTTCCTTAGTACTTATTCCACCTGCAGTTACTTGAGCATCTTTATAAGATTGACTACCTGTTATTTCAAATTTCCAATCTACTAGTATTTTTGCTAATTTATCTATTTCCTCATTAGATAACTGGGCTACCTTTTTATTTTTGTCAATTTTAATTTCCTTTAATATTACAGGTATTAATCTTTTATTTATAAATCCTATAAGGCCTGTCTCAATACTCCTCTTTTCCATATATGTAAATCTTAATTTTAAATAATCTATAATTTCTTCTTTAGTTTTTGTATCTATTAATGAAACTTTCAATATTGGTTTCTTATCCTTATTTAATAATTCTAAGGCTTTCCTACTTAATTGAAGTATTGGTGGCCCTGATATTCCATAATTAGTAAATAATATATCACCTTTATCTTCCCTTATTAATTTTCCCGCATTATAAATGCCAGCAGTCCCA
This window of the Tissierellales bacterium genome carries:
- a CDS encoding NAD(P)-dependent oxidoreductase, whose protein sequence is MLGLNNKLKKLDEMGKTIKVAIVGAGKMGKSMVSQLTLVKGMAPSLVANRSVEKAIEAYKLAGIKEEDIVVTNSLKELNKAVEEEKPVVTEYVDLVSKANLIETVVDATGVPEVGARLAMDSISNGKNIVMLNVEADAVVGSILYKKARNAGVVYTGTAGDEPGSVIEIYEYAQGLGFDVLAIGKGKNNPINLEVTPEAVYEKATKKRLNPRMLASFVDGTNTMIEMTCMANATGLIPDIRGGHGVNGTVDELPNIFRLKKDGGILNKYGVVDYVNGIAPGVFAIITSENNEVNNLMGFLKMGSGPNYVLYRPYHLTSLETPATIARATLYNEPTIAPTKGMVAETVAVAKKNLKPGDRLDYIGGYTVYGTIETYENAKDNNFVPIGLINKNTIVRRNIKKGEILTKDSIKVDNSTFIYKLRKLQNELLG